A window from Citrus sinensis cultivar Valencia sweet orange chromosome 3, DVS_A1.0, whole genome shotgun sequence encodes these proteins:
- the LOC107178701 gene encoding transcription factor MYC2-like produces the protein MEDLIISPSSSSSLVSLTPETPPPTLQQRLQFIVQSQPEWWAYAIFWQTISNDDNGQLFLAWGDGHYQGTKDASPRARISMPAPAPGAALDNNMERKRAISSIRGIQQSFMGHEMDLSMMDGGDVTDTEWFYVMSLTRSFGAGVGIPGRAQSSGSLVWLTGSHELQFYNCERAKEAQSHGIETFVCIPTSCGVLELGSSDLIRENWGLVHQVKSLFGSDLITKPLNPNPTPAAPPMHFLDRNISFADIGIIAGVQQEQEEEEEEEEELSRPEEEDQNKVKKPRKDQGCTVKSSTGQSSYTVDSEHSDSDCPLPPPVNNISAVEKRTPKKRGRKPGLGRETPLNHVEAERQRREKLNHRFYALRAVVPNVSRMDKASLLSDAVSYIRELKVKIDDLESQLLQRESKKVKLEISDNHSTTTSVDQARPSSAGSGGGFNLEVETKIMGSDAMIRVQSENVNHPAAKLMSSLRDLDLQLHHASMSCVNDLMLQDIVVRVPDGLRTEDALRSALLRRLDQ, from the coding sequence ATGGAAGATCTAATAATATctccatcttcatcttcttctctgGTATCTTTAACTCCAGAAACCCCACCACCAACACTACAACAAAGGCTTCAATTCATAGTGCAGAGCCAACCAGAGTGGTGGGCTTATGCCATTTTTTGGCAAACAATATCAAACGACGATAACGGCCAACTTTTCTTGGCTTGGGGAGATGGCCATTACCAAGGAACCAAAGACGCATCGCCAAGAGCAAGAATAAGCATGCCAGCGCCAGCACCAGGTGCAGCCTTAGATAATAACATGGAGAGAAAGAGGGCCATCAGCAGCATCAGGGGAATCCAACAATCATTCATGGGCCATGAGATGGATTTGTCCATGATGGACGGCGGTGATGTCACTGACACCGAATGGTTCTACGTGATGTCGCTCACGCGGTCTTTCGGTGCTGGGGTTGGCATTCCAGGCAGGGCTCAAAGCTCTGGTTCTTTGGTGTGGCTAACTGGCAGCCACGAATTGCAATTTTACAACTGCGAAAGAGCTAAAGAAGCACAATCGCATGGCATCGAGACTTTTGTTTGCATACCCACTTCTTGTGGTGTGCTTGAGTTGGGCTCCTCTGATTTGATCAGGGAGAACTGGGGTCTCGTCCACCAAGTCAAGTCTCTGTTCGGCTCCGATCTAATTACCAAACCACTGAATCCGAATCCCACCCCAGCTGCACCGCCGATGCACTTCCTCGACAGGAACATATCCTTTGCTGATATTGGGATCATAGCCGGAGTAcaacaagaacaagaagaagaagaagaagaagaagaagagctgAGCCGGCCGGAAGAGGAAGACCAAAACAAGGTCAAGAAACCACGCAAAGATCAAGGCTGCACTGTTAAAAGTAGTACTGGACAATCATCTTATACAGTAGATTCTGAGCATTCGGATTCCGATTGCCCCTTGCCCCCGCCAGTGAATAATATTAGTGCTGTGGAGAAAAGAACGCCAAAGAAAAGGGGAAGAAAGCCAGGACTCGGCAGAGAGACGCCACTGAACCATGTTGAAGCTGAGCGGCAGAGGCGTGAGAAGCTGAACCACCGGTTCTATGCACTGCGAGCTGTGGTTCCAAATGTGTCAAGGATGGACAAAGCATCTTTGCTCTCTGATGCTGTGTCTTACATAAGGGAACTCAAGGTCAAGATTGATGATTTGGAGTCACAGCTGCTTCAAAGGGAGTCCAAGAAAGTGAAGCTGGAGATTTCTGATAATCATAGCACCACCACATCCGTGGACCAAGCTAGGCCTAGTTCCGCTGGTTCAGGCGGTGGGTTCAATCTTGAAGTTGAGACCAAGATTATGGGCAGTGATGCCATGATCAGAGTCCAATCTGAGAATGTGAACCATCCGGCTGCTAAGCTAATGAGTTCACTGCGTGACCTGGACTTGCAGTTGCATCATGCTAGCATGTCATGTGTTAATGATCTCATGCTTCAAGATATTGTGGTTAGGGTTCCTGATGGTTTGAGAACTGAAGATGCTCTCAGATCGGCTCTTCTTAGGAGACTAGATCAGTAA
- the LOC102615569 gene encoding rho GTPase-activating protein 3, with translation MTRHFRSKSCGFVGLTEFNSPPPSPFFHHSNRNNDYDDEEEEEFECDTDTDNDNEGYDNISGSPLSTPFIINPGSRFGGVNGDGQSGNSTSTHHHHHHNNQFQIRDILVAALRKSLVTCSVEGEDEASMDISWPTEVRHVSHVTFDRFNGFLGLPTELEPEVPRKAPSASVSVFGVSAKSMQCSYDDRGNSVPTILLMMQRHLYSEGGLKAEGIFRINAENSQEEYVRDQLNKGVVPHGIDVHCLAGLIKAWLRELPTGVLDSLTPDQVMHCNTEEDCTQLVKLLPPSEAALLDWAINLMADVVQHEQYNKMNARNIAMVFAPNMTQMADPLTALIHAVQVMNFLKTLILKILREREEAAAKARLLSPCSDSPNNKNDSHLSNIKTDPEVEVPLELTDQDSCTPEGPEISKFSRAVTLGRLESDAEEKFWNFHEKSVGEEDIESVSDSSKPALCERETGASENGFGVGYNNGDWLSLRRGVRRLCRHPLFQLGKPAKKTRNLGIVNTEEGGEEETCA, from the exons ATGACTCGACACTTTCGATCCAAATCTTGCGGATTTGTTGGACTCACTGAGTTCAACTCCCCTCCTCCGAGTCCTTTCTTTCACCACAGTAACAGGAACAACGACTACGACGACGAAGAGGAGGAGGAGTTCGAATGCGATACTGATActgataatgataatgaggGTTATGATAACATTTCGGGAAGCCCTTTATCGACACCGTTTATAATAAACCCAGGGTCAAGATTTGGAGGAGTAAACGGAGATGGGCAAAGTGGTAATTCCACCTCGactcaccaccaccaccaccacaacAACCAGTTTCAGATTCGTGATATTTTGGTAGCCGCTTTGAGGAAGTCACTGGTCACGTGCAGTGTTGAGGGAGAAGATGAGGCTTCCATGGATATTAGTTGGCCAACCGAAGTGAGACACGTGTCTCATGTGACTTTCGATCGTTTCAATGGGTTTCTCGGTTTGCCTACTGAGCTTGAGCCCGAGGTACCACGAAAAGCGCCTAGTGCCAG TGTAAGTGTATTTGGAGTTTCTGCAAAGTCTATGCAATGTTCTTATGATGACAGAGGGAACAGTGTGCCTACAATTCTTCTCATGATGCAAAGGCATTTGTATTCAGAAGGCGGCCTTAAG GCAGAAGGAATATTCCGAATAAATGCTGAGAATAGCCAAGAAGAATATGTGCGAGATCAGCTTAACAAAGGTGTAGTACCTCACGGAATAGATGTCCATTGCTTGGCAGGTTTGATAAAG GCATGGCTTAGAGAACTTCCTACTGGGGTACTTGATTCTCTTACGCCAGACCAAGTAATGCACTGCAACACAGAAGAGGACTGCACTCAACTTGTGAAGTTACTTCCTCCATCAGAGGCAGCTCTGCTTGACTGGGCTATCAATTTGATGGCAGATGTGGTGCAGCACGAACAGTACAACAAGATGAATGCACGCAACATTGCTATGGTTTTTGCGCCAAACATGACTCAG ATGGCTGATCCTCTGACAGCCTTAATTCATGCCGTGCAAGTGATGAACTTCCTCAAAACACTTATCTTAAAGATCCTTCGAGAAAGGGAAGAAGCAGCTGCCAAGGCTCGGTTGCTCTCACCATGTTCAGATTCTCCCAACAACAAGAATGATTCACATTTGTCAAATATAAAGACAGATCCGGAGGTGGAGGTTCCATTAGAGCTAACTGATCAGGATTCTTGCACCCCTGAAGGACCTGAAATTAGTAAGTTCTCAAGGGCTGTGACTTTGGGTAGACTGGAATCTGATGCTGAGGAGAAATTTTGGAACTTCCATGAGAAAAGTGTTGGGGAAGAGGACATTGAGTCAGTCTCAGACAGCAGCAAGCCTGCTTTATGCGAGAGAGAGACGGGAGCATCAGAAAATGGGTTTGGAGTTGGATACAACAATGGGGACTGGCTAAGCTTAAGACGAGGAGTGAGGAGACTATGCAGGCATCCTTTATTTCAGTTAGGTAAGCCAGCTAAGAAGACTAGAAATCTTGGCATTGTAAATACTGAAGAAGGAGGTGAAGAAGAAACATGTGCATGA